The proteins below are encoded in one region of Pontibacter deserti:
- a CDS encoding CgeB family protein: MKSKKLNIAFFGSSLVSAYWNGAATYYRGIVRALSERGHQVTFYEPDAYDRQQNRDMDDPDWAKVVVYEATEDAVYKCLAQAAEADMVVKASGVGVFDELLEREVLKLQTDDRLVVFWDVDAPATLDRVHNNLVDPFLTYIPQYDMILTYGGGDPVVNAYEALGAKKCVPIYNALDTATHFPVEPDERFACDLAFLGNRLPDREARVEEFFLKPAKANPDKKFILGGSGWGDKHLSENVNYIGHVYTHEHNAFNCTPKAVLNISRESMARYGFSPATRVFEAAGAGACIITDYWEGIDFFFEPDKEILVAKDGAEVATILADLTEEKAKAIGEAAYKKVLAAHTYNHRAEQLEQLLYAKVKQPNEALA; the protein is encoded by the coding sequence ATGAAATCTAAAAAACTCAATATCGCCTTCTTCGGCTCCAGCCTGGTATCAGCTTACTGGAACGGAGCAGCTACCTACTACAGAGGTATAGTTCGTGCACTTAGCGAGCGTGGCCACCAGGTTACATTTTATGAGCCTGATGCCTACGACCGCCAGCAAAACCGCGACATGGACGACCCGGACTGGGCAAAAGTAGTGGTGTACGAAGCTACGGAAGATGCGGTGTACAAATGCTTGGCACAGGCCGCAGAAGCCGACATGGTAGTAAAAGCCAGCGGCGTGGGTGTGTTTGATGAACTGCTGGAGCGCGAAGTGCTGAAACTGCAGACTGATGACAGGCTGGTGGTTTTCTGGGATGTGGATGCCCCGGCTACGCTGGATCGCGTGCACAACAACCTGGTGGACCCGTTCCTGACCTACATTCCGCAATACGACATGATCCTGACCTATGGCGGCGGCGACCCTGTAGTAAATGCTTACGAAGCGTTGGGAGCTAAAAAGTGTGTACCGATCTATAATGCTTTGGATACTGCCACCCACTTCCCGGTGGAGCCAGACGAGCGCTTTGCCTGCGACCTTGCCTTTTTAGGTAACCGCTTGCCAGACCGCGAAGCACGTGTAGAAGAGTTTTTCCTGAAGCCTGCAAAAGCTAACCCGGATAAGAAGTTTATACTTGGCGGCAGCGGCTGGGGCGATAAGCACCTGAGCGAAAACGTGAACTATATTGGCCACGTGTACACTCATGAGCACAATGCTTTTAACTGTACGCCAAAAGCTGTACTTAACATCAGCCGCGAAAGTATGGCCCGCTATGGTTTCTCGCCGGCTACGCGCGTGTTCGAAGCAGCCGGTGCAGGGGCTTGCATCATTACGGATTACTGGGAAGGCATCGACTTCTTTTTTGAGCCGGATAAGGAAATACTGGTAGCAAAAGATGGCGCTGAAGTAGCAACTATACTTGCCGATCTGACCGAAGAAAAAGCGAAAGCAATAGGAGAGGCAGCCTATAAAAAAGTACTGGCTGCGCACACGTATAATCACCGTGCGGAGCAGCTCGAGCAACTGCTATACGCGAAAGTAAAACAACCAAACGAAGCACTGGCATGA